The following DNA comes from Ammospiza caudacuta isolate bAmmCau1 chromosome 15, bAmmCau1.pri, whole genome shotgun sequence.
TCTGGCGGCACCAGCCCTCCAGGCGCTCggtctctgcctgcagcagcttcaggaaCCAGAAGCCGTCCCGCCGGCAGGGCCCCGCCTGCGCCGGCTCCGACGGCGACGTGGAGGAGCTCTCGAGCCAGGGgtcaggaggagggagagaggaaggcTCCAGGGCCGGGTCGTTGTTTTCTCCATAGGAGAGGTTTCTCTTAATCTGTGAGGGCTTGGCTGGTTGCCTGGTGGAGGCATCAACACCAACGGAGTTGTGCTGGGGGCACTCAGCGAGGCTTCTCTCAGATGATTTACAGCTGGAGTTATTGGGCTCCTGCGTGTCAGAGTCTGTGTCCTGTTTGGAGGACATGCTGCGGGAgtggctgttcctgcagggatcAAAAGCCATCGTTCAatagcagggctcagcctggctggcCTTCCACACTGACACCAAAATccatgggcacagcagagcccccctgcccctcctcacacacagacacaccacacactcacacacaacTACAAGGTTGCCTGCTTACTGCAGCCGGCCCTTCAGATGAGAGCCTGACGCATGACTATAATTACAGCttggaattttttaatttttgatttaATTTCAAGCTCCCATTGATTTGGCTGTTAGAGAACAAATGCTTTTTGCAGCGGGTGTGCACTGTGGAGGAAGAGCTCTCCGTGGGCCCCATTCAACATCACTCACTGgcacaaagcagggcagaaGGTCTAAGCACAAGTGGGGGAGGcacaatttaaaagaaaaggaaaccgCACAAGTTGTGTGTGTCTCACTTACCGCCACTCGTCCTCTACCTGTACCCCGATGGACTGGAATTTGGTGGCTGGTGGAGGAGGCTCCTCTTTTGCCACTGGCTGAAGGCAGTCAACCTTATTGaacaaaaaaatacagacaAAGACAGAAGAACTTGTGGCTGCAATCCACGTTAGTAGAGCAGgagtgtgcacacacagagcatgcTGACACCACATGGGAGGGCTGGCTAAGGACGGGCATgaggctcctgcccagctctgctcccacctcaGGAGCAGACACAGGGCTGTATCCTGCCAGGCTGCTatgccaggagcccagggctctgcatgGCTGgggcagtgtccctgtgccactccACACAGTCAGGGACCATGGCATCCAAGGGAGCACAGCAAGGTGATTGAGACTGACAGCAAAGCCTCTCTCCCAGGGATTGACACCCTCCATGGCTCTGGATAAGAGGGTTAGAAGGTTTTAGGAAAGAAATCCAGGTGACTTAAGAACCagctcagaaaaggaaaagcagtggaaGGCAGTCAGCCTCTCCAGTGGGTTTCCCTCCCCTCACTGCCCTTCAGGTGCTCTGTTCCAGCAGCCTTGCTGAGAGCCCTTCCCTGTCACCTGTACTGAGCTGGCCTTGCTGTAAAGCTGATGGAGAACTTGTTCAGCACACACAGGACAGCTCAAAGCTCAGATTCTGCACTTGGAGCTGCCCAAGTTCCCCTCTGCTGGTAATCAGCACCTGGGAGAGAACCAGAGCTCACAGCCACCTGTGACTGAGAAACCTGTCCCAGAGGGGAGCACAGGCCCAGAGGATGCATTCTGCTGACTAAAGCAATAATTTACACTACTCACTGGGCTCTCATTTCACTGCTTTATCCACAGCTCTTTCCCATCTATTTCCACAGTTAAATGCTTCCAGCAAGGGAAACATCAACCTCCTGGGAACACGGGGTAGCAAGGAATTgcaccctcctgcagccctgcgACCATTTGGCACTGCAGCAGCCCTTCCCACATGGACACCAAGCAGAAGGGCCCACCTCTCAGGGGAGAACTGTCCCTACAACCAGATGGACAAGAAGCAGAATGACTGGAAGCAACACAGAGTACAGGGCACAGGCAGACCAGCAGCAAAAGGCCTCTTCAGAGGGACTCACCCAGTTaacacagcccctctgctctagaaaacatttcaaatttgTACTAAAAGAGCTTAGTCCTTTCTGGGCTGTTAAGGGAAAGTGCTGCTGTCTCTCACCCTGGGAACACAGGCAAGGCAGGGAGTGTCCCTTGCTATTCTAAGTGAGCTCAGATGCACACCCAGTCACAGCAAAGGCACATGCTAAATGGATGGGGCAAGGACATTCCTTGGGACAAAGGAGAACAAACTATTCCATACTTGTATTCCTATAGATGATAGCTTTCTTTTGGGGATATTCTCCACTTTAGGCTCTTCGTTAGTCAGAGTCCCTTTGTCACTTTTCAAAGTTGCATTTTTCTGAGGTAACTCTGGAGTGTCTCTGGCTGCAGTCACGACGCTGCCCCTGGTGACGCTGGGTGTCCTGGTGCTGTCCAAGCTGTCTGAGGAATTGCTGAGCCCCGACTGGCTGGTGACCTCACTCTTGTGGTCCTGGCTGTCCAGGTAGGTGTCCTGGGCTgactcagtgctgctctgcacagtgaCAGAGATGAAGGGCTTGGACGTGGTCCGAGGTGGGACTGGAGGTGGAGTCTTTTTATATGCCACTAGGCATGATGAACCTGCAGGGACGGAGGGGGACAACAGAGAAGGCAGGAGACAGGTTGGAGGGAAAGAGATACagtggaagagagagaaaaagcaggTCAGTCACGACATCCAAGAGGAGCCTccgagcagcagctggaggcagaggTGCAGAACcagcccacaggcagcagctcacgCTGGGGACCCACACCAAAGCAtaggggaagccaaggcacagccagagctaGCTTGCAAAAGAAGTCAAAAGGAATACCATGATGTGTGGAAATGGAGAAGAGGGATAGAAAAGCCTCCCAAGAATGCTACAGGGCTTGGCAGGTGTAAGGCTCCACAGTAGGGAAATATTCTTTGGCTAAACCCTATGTTTTAGTGTCCTAGTACAGCCAAGTGTCTCAGCTCTTTGTCCCATCAGTTGACGAGTTTCAATGTCTGGATCAGGGTGATGGTTTTTCCtataaaaatggaaagaatCCATAAAATTTGTTAGATGTTGATGGCAGGAACACACATTTGAAGCCCCTGACAAGCCCAAATGCTCCATGCCAGAAGAAAAGGCATTATCTGGATGCAACAGCCCAAGAGTGGCGAGGCTGCTACTCCATGGCCCCAGATCCAAgtggcagcaaggctggggaCGTGTGCCCAGCAGATACAGAACACACATATCCCACCTGTAGGGATAGATACATGGCTGGCTGCACAAACccagacagcagccacagccccagcctgctcctgtgTCTGGCTAGCCAGGATGGAAGCCCACCAGTGAAAATACATGTAAAATACAAGTAAAATCCATGtggatgctgcagcagccatgTTTAGGTTCTCAGTCTGCCCAGGATATACAGGCCCCAGAGGCCACAGTCCCACTGCAGGTGCTGTGCATGCAGGACAGGCTgcactgggcagggcagggcatggcCAAACACACACCTGACCCCCTTTCCCCTCCTACCCCTGCACTCAGTCCTCCCCAAGTCACCAGACTCCCTTTCTTATCCTACCACTAGACTCATCCCTCCTGCCATTAAGTCCTGTGCAATCCCAAACCGCTTTTCCCTGCACCCCATAACACATCCCAGCCCTTGCCAGCAGCCTCCTTagtcccagagctctgcagtcaCTCCCCACTCCACAccactgccagcagagccagaggcaGTTTtgagcatccctgggagccACATTCCCTGTGGGGCAgtcagagctgccccaggagcctCACTGACACTCTGTGGACTCACACATCCCACTATTTACCATATTAAGAGCTAAAGCTCCACTTCAAAGAAGGACCTAAAAGGGAGGAATTACAGAGGAGGAGATCTGTGTTTCCAGCAGGGTTTCTGTGCCCAGAGATGCTGAGCAGCACCATAATGGCgctgctggcagaggagaaGTGAGaggcctgtgcagggctgccaaccctgctgcctccagcctgcatctgcacaggagCTCAGAGAGCACCCAAtgcatcccagttccctcaAGCTACTCCACCAAGTCCAGCAAAAGTGAGCAGTGTCCTGATGGCAGGACACATCACCCTCTGCCTCACACAGTGAGGGGAGAGCACAGTCCCCCTGCCTGATGTGGAGCATCACCTCCAGCAGCAATTCCCTGGCCCAGTCTCAGGGCCTGACTCACAGTGCCCATCTCAATGGAGCAGTGTaggagcagcctgagcagagCCATGGCAGAGGCACCCCTGGATCAGCTGTGCCTACATCCCAAAACAACTCAAAAGGTTCCTCTGTCACTGCACCAGGGCtacagcagccactgccagagCCACCCCACCTGGCAGAGCTGAAAGCATGTCACTTATTCCTTCACTTCAATCCCTCCACATGGCCCCTGTTCTTCTCCAGGGACAGTGCCCAGGGTGCCCTGCTacccacagcccctgtgccaccGTCCTGCTTGGCCAGCCCTTGGTGGCTcggctggcacagccaccatgagcccagcccagctccccagtgggcactgccagggctggggacaggacacTGGTGGCTGTTTGCCACAGAacagcctggccaggcagaacaaggacagggcacagcagcacagagcttctGGGGCAGATCAGTGGGGTCCAAGGCCAGGAAGCCAGACCCAAAGTCATTGTCCACCTACCAAGAGACAGCACAGACActgtttgtgctgctttgcTAAAGGGGGAAACCACAGGAACCTTGGCATGTTCCTGGGATCCCTTTGTGCCACCTGCCTTGGCTGAAGGGCAGCACAGGCTTTGCTGGAAGGGAAAGGCCCAGGAGcaacaaaacacagccctgttcATGTATCTGTGCTCAAACGGTTCACTGCCTGAGCTAATAAAGTAAGTCTAAGGCTCTAAGAAATATCGCGAATGACAAACACAAAAGGATCAGGAGCTTTGAACACCTGGGGATGCATTAGTTAGTGCAATTGCAAATTAACCCCACTGAAGCCCTCTGCAAATATAAAACAGGACTTCTGAGTGCCCAGCAATCTCAGAAACCACACCTTAGAATGGACTTCAAAACCCAAAGTCAGAGCAAGCCCCTCCAGAAGAGTCTGCACAACACTGAACCAAGGGTCAGTGCTTCCTGCATCTGTGGGAGAACACAAACCCTGAGGAAGACAAGAACATCCCAGTGCTTCCACAGGAGAAGCAGGCAGAATTCCCTCCTGGCTCTGAGGCCAATCCCACCAGTCAGGAGCATTCCAGTTGCTGACTTGCCCCTCCAAAGGGCTACAGCTCAGCAGCCATAATCTGCTCTGGATTTGCTGAGGTCACAGCTTGTGCTGCAATGTAGAACTACAATTCCTgtgggcactggagcagggcCATCAGCTCAGTTTGCTTGGGAACATCATCCCTGCTCCAAAAAGGTGTGGAACAACAGGAGAACATGGAAGTCATGCTTAAGCTTCCAGTTTTGCAGCATTAGGCTCTTCCTGCTCACAGGATCTTCTGAGGCTTATTTCAGCAAGCAGTTGGAATTCACAGCATGCTGTGGATGATTGATTTTGGGGAGGAGGATGTTTGTTTATAATCTTTCCCctgtaattatttttagaaagcaGCATGTTTCCAAATGAGCACCCTGCACCTGCCCTCAGGGGCCTGGGCAATGCCCAcagatgcagccctgggcaggggagcTGCTTGCAGAGCCTCACACTGGAGAGTCCTCTGCACCCTCAAACCCAGCTGGGCACgctgggctcctgtccctctcctTCCAGAGGTGTTTGCTTCTTGGAAGACTAAAAGTAGAGTCACAAGAGGATGTGAACTCCAGCCCCAGTTCCCCCACCAGGCTGTACCTGCTCAGTACCTGGCAGCACCACCAGGATCACAGCCAAGGGATTTGGGCTCAGATTTAAGCACCACCATTGCCCTCAAGTGTGTCTGGCCTCAAgtgccagtgctctgctgctaTTGCTGATTCAATACAAcctgctgacatttccaatccTTCCAGGAACTTCAAAGACCTTCTCAAACCATCCTTATTTTTGTTAAATCACCTCAAAGGGCCCAGCCAGAGTCAGCTGAGGAGGTGAGCTCCCCTGCCCTCAACCAtcagggctggctgctgtccctgccctgctccatgcATCCCCCTTTCCCcttgggaagggctgcaggaacGACCTCATTTCCTCACACAGAAAGCAGAACACTGAAATAATCTCTCCTACAAGGCAAGCTCATTTgccttttaaataaaacaggCATAGAATAATCTTGCAGCAAATGGCATCAGTAGCATTATTCCCTTGGAGatcccagctgcagggctttgGGCTGGCCTTTGCCTCAGGGTGTCCTggctggaaggagctgctttGGGAGGCACTTTCCAACAGCAAAGGGAACTGGAACAGCTGCATTCCAAGTGACCTGACCTCTGATTTTCATTAGCTTCAGGAAGACTTCAAGGTTGGAGCTGTAATGAACCGTAGGATGTTTTCTTTGTAGAGAGCCCAAGTGAAAATGAGCCCCAGTGACAATTCATACCCAAGACAACATAGACACATTGATTTTATGGGTCACAAGAATCACTTCAGAACTGATTGTTCTTCTGTACACTGAGGGTCAAGATACCTGCACCAGTTAGAGGCACTGCTGAGAATCCTAACCACATTTTGTTAGTCAAGAGGAAAATCATCCAAGTCAGAAATCATAGAGGCCTGGgttggagggaccttaaagctcatctttttcctacccctgccatggcagggacaccttccattgcccaggctgctccaagccctgtccagcctggccttgggcactgccagggatggagcagccacagctgctctgggacgctgtgccagggcctcaccaccctcacaaggaTCATTTCCCCcctaatatttaatctaaatctCACCTCTTTAAAGCAATTTCTGCTTGTTCTATCACTATCTGCCCATGTGAAAAGTCACATGGCTCCCATGTATTTCCATGGGAAATACCTGTGAAGTGCCACCTCCTGCTCTGACAGAATGAATGTCTTTAGAGAGCTGGAGGAGATTTAAAAGAAGTTTTATAGTGAACAAAACAACTCCCAGAAAACAAAGTCAAGTGACTGCATTTGTTCAGAGAGGCAGTTTATGGAAATGCTATAAATACCTCCTACCTCAGTGCTTTCCCTTTGTGAATCTCACTAGCAGTGATCTTTGAAAAACTACAAATCTCCCCTGGATACTACACTGAGTAAGAGACACACACGAGTGGGCTGTGGCAGCCAGAGAAGGGCTCTGGGCCCTCActcccagctgcagggtgaccccagcagcagcagcagcaccctggcacaagcagctcccagagcatgTGCCACCACGTGCCACCTCCGTGGTGGTGCCATGGAGCCCTGCAGAGTgaccagcccagcagagccctgtaACTCTCAGATGATCCCAAGGAGCACCATGAACacttcaccagctgcttctgCTTGTCACAGAGCTCACACACAAGCCAGGCTGTGCTTGTGAGTCAGAGGACAGAAAATGGACAGAGAATTCCCCAGGAGCtcctcccaggcagcagcaccagggaagaGCCCTCTCACCTGTTGGGAGAGCCCTGCATAAACCCAGCCCAGACACTTTGAATACTTCTGAAGGAGGTCAGAGAAGAAACTCAACACTCCCCATCCTCaggtcccagccccagcatggcTGGAATGGCAGCTGGGACAAGGGCACCTCTGCAGGCTGGTCTCCTCTCCCACCATGGAATCCTCCTGTtcccaggacagagccaggccctgggctctgccacgGGACACCCTGACCCCACAGGGactgcagagggagcagaagcccagcagggccagggagcacagcagagggcaggaggatgcagcagggacagaggggcagCAGGCTGGGGTCACACCCTGCCCCTCCAAGGCACGAGTGTCACTCCAACCACtgcagctgttcccagcagctACAGAAGATGAGCAGCCCTCACTCAGAACAACACCCCTGACACTTTGCCTGGCCCATGAGAAGTGGCTATTTCCCCCTGAACAGCATCAATTCACTGGTGGGAAAAGCAAGAGTAAAAGCCATTGCTGAGTACCCCTGCTCCCACAGGGGCtcctctgggagcagcctcCACCCAAGCCCCtcgctgcagctccctggcacagctggtaCCCTGCACAGCTGGTACCCCtcactgcagctgcctggcacagctggtaCCCTGCACAGCTGGTACCCCGCACTGCAGCTccttggcacagctggcaccccacactgcagctgccctggtaccccacactgcagctgccctggcacagctggtacctcacactgcagctcccctggcacagctggcaccagcCTGGCACACTGCCTTTCAGCAATCTGGCATTTGTCACACAGAGAAATAAGTTCTTAGCTTTAAGCAAAGGGCCTCGTGCAAGCCCcccctgagcaggcagaggctgtcccagcactgtcacccctgtgccaaggtccctgctgccctgggtgacacccccagtgctgctgcaggagcagacagccatggctgggagaggtttgttaccccctgctcctgc
Coding sequences within:
- the DLGAP4 gene encoding disks large-associated protein 4 isoform X5; translation: MALCLELLRQCSSCLVAYKKTPPPVPPRTTSKPFISVTVQSSTESAQDTYLDSQDHKSEVTSQSGLSNSSDSLDSTRTPSVTRGSVVTAARDTPELPQKNATLKSDKGTLTNEEPKVENIPKRKLSSIGIQVDCLQPVAKEEPPPPATKFQSIGVQVEDEWRNSHSRSMSSKQDTDSDTQEPNNSSCKSSERSLAECPQHNSVGVDASTRQPAKPSQIKRNLSYGENNDPALEPSSLPPPDPWLESSSTSPSEPAQAGPCRRDGFWFLKLLQAETERLEGWCRQMDQETKENNLSEEVLGKVLSAVGSAQLLMSQKFQQFHGLCEQNLNPNANPRPTAQDLAGFWDLLQLSIEDISMKFDELYHLKANSWQLAETPERKEEKKPPPPVPKKPAKSKSQLGRDKGSDSDKQRQEARKRLMAAKRAASVRQNSATESADSIEIYVPEAQTRL